A segment of the Desulfurococcus mucosus DSM 2162 genome:
TAGGAGCCGTTGGGAAACTAGCTGATGAAGTCGCTTTGAATATAACCCGTGAAGGAATATCCATCAAGGCGCTTGACATCGACCAGTCATCGTACATAGAGATTGTTCTTCCAAGCGACATGTTCCTAGAGTACACGGTAGAGAACGAGGAAGTCGTTGGAATATCCACAAGCAACATTAAGAAGGTGTTAAAACACCTTAGGAAGGGAGAAAACCTCACCATTGAAACCAGCGGTGAGTACGTGGGCTTCACCGTGGGAACCGTGACTAAGAGAAGGTACAGGTTCAGGAACATAGATGTAGCCGTACCCGAGATACCTGAATTCAACCTAGATTTCAAGGTAACAGCCCAGTTAACATCCTCAGGTGTGAAAAAAGCCATTGAAGACGTGGAAAGCGTTGGCAGCGTGATCGAGGTGGATGCCTCAAGCGATACATTAGTCTTCAGGGCCGTCGGCTCCTCCAGAGCCGAAGTCAGGTTCACACAGGGCTCCCCTGCTTTAATATCACTCGAGGTAAGGGAGCCATCTAAGTCGACGTACGACGTAGTAAAGCTTGCAACCGTACTCGGCGTTGCAGAGATGTCGGACATGGTCACCTTAGGGTTCTCGAGCAAGATGCCTCTTAAAATGGAGTTCCACATAGGCTCCGGGAGGATAACATACCTCACTGCACCCATAGAGGTAGGCTAACTAGTGGAACCCTACATACCTGCATCAGTGTTCAGCAATGCGACCACAGCATCCAGGATGCTTGAATCCCGCGGTTGCACTATTGTTTTTCTAAATGATTTAGCAGTCAACCTCTATGGCCTGGTGATTCCGATCGCCGAGGTACGGGTCCTCCTGCCAGAGCACTGTGCTGATGAAGCCCTTGGAACCCTGCTTGAGTCCTTCGGCATCCATGAAGACTACTTAAAGGCGGGTGAACGGCTCAGTGAGA
Coding sequences within it:
- a CDS encoding DNA polymerase sliding clamp, which translates into the protein MARIVLPEAKIFKEIIGAVGKLADEVALNITREGISIKALDIDQSSYIEIVLPSDMFLEYTVENEEVVGISTSNIKKVLKHLRKGENLTIETSGEYVGFTVGTVTKRRYRFRNIDVAVPEIPEFNLDFKVTAQLTSSGVKKAIEDVESVGSVIEVDASSDTLVFRAVGSSRAEVRFTQGSPALISLEVREPSKSTYDVVKLATVLGVAEMSDMVTLGFSSKMPLKMEFHIGSGRITYLTAPIEVG